From Haloglomus litoreum, the proteins below share one genomic window:
- a CDS encoding WD40/YVTN/BNR-like repeat-containing protein: protein MLLLATNDGVFRWREGDGERVTERTLSGGGGLTVPRVRALETACYAATERGLYRSTDDGATWTDTGVPHEPVYSVAESTDGARLYAGTFPVHLYRSEDAGETWTELGGIREVPAAETWSTPRHDDAARVRALRTHPDAPDRLVAGIEAGGVHLSDDRGETWRDRSGEVHDDIHGLHLRGPDEFIASTGYGLYRTTDTGESWSRIDPAADTGLGLGETGGDPDRFGVGGDTRPRRYVREATSLDGRLYTAAATGPTGTWVGERGADAALYESADDGETWTAADYPGGPAEFVLTFARDPDGGRVLAGTDRGRVLVREADGWTELTRAPACIRSLAVV from the coding sequence ATGCTGCTACTCGCGACGAACGACGGTGTGTTCCGCTGGCGTGAGGGCGACGGCGAACGGGTGACCGAGCGGACCCTCTCCGGTGGCGGCGGGCTGACCGTCCCCCGAGTGCGCGCGCTGGAGACGGCCTGCTACGCGGCCACCGAGCGTGGCCTCTACCGCTCGACGGACGACGGGGCGACGTGGACGGACACGGGTGTCCCCCACGAACCCGTCTACAGCGTGGCGGAATCGACGGACGGAGCGCGACTCTACGCGGGCACCTTCCCGGTCCACCTCTACCGGAGCGAGGACGCGGGCGAGACGTGGACCGAACTCGGCGGTATCCGGGAGGTTCCCGCCGCCGAGACGTGGTCGACGCCGCGCCACGACGACGCCGCGCGGGTGCGGGCGCTCCGGACCCACCCCGACGCGCCCGACCGCCTCGTGGCCGGCATCGAGGCCGGCGGCGTCCACCTGAGCGACGACCGCGGGGAGACCTGGCGCGACCGTTCCGGGGAGGTCCACGACGACATCCACGGCCTCCACCTGCGCGGCCCGGACGAGTTCATCGCGTCGACCGGCTACGGCCTGTACCGGACCACGGACACCGGTGAGTCGTGGAGCCGCATCGACCCCGCGGCCGATACGGGCCTCGGCCTCGGGGAGACGGGCGGCGACCCCGACCGGTTCGGCGTGGGCGGTGACACGCGGCCGCGGCGGTACGTCCGCGAGGCGACGAGCCTCGACGGTCGACTGTACACCGCCGCGGCGACCGGCCCGACGGGCACGTGGGTCGGCGAGCGCGGCGCCGACGCGGCGCTGTACGAATCGGCCGACGACGGTGAGACGTGGACGGCCGCCGACTACCCGGGCGGCCCCGCCGAGTTCGTGCTGACGTTCGCACGCGACCCGGACGGGGGACGGGTGCTGGCGGGCACGGACCGCGGGCGGGTGCTCGTCCGGGAGGCCGACGGCTGGACGGAGCTGACGCGGGCGCCGGCGTGCATCCGGTCGCTGGCGGTGGTCTGA
- a CDS encoding amino acid-binding protein, producing the protein MSESERVRAYTVRLELQDEPGELLRALEPIADNGGNLLSIFHERGNITPRGHIPVEVDLEATPERFEEIVDALREAGVNVVRAGAEEYAEELVVLLVGHLVDTDLSDTLSRIEDCGGASIDDVALSAPDGTDELSSARIRMDTHAGAAQQALATVREVADAKGLDVIEPLAGGGDA; encoded by the coding sequence GTGAGCGAGTCCGAGCGGGTCCGGGCGTACACCGTCCGCCTCGAGCTGCAGGACGAGCCCGGCGAGCTGCTGCGGGCGCTCGAACCCATCGCCGACAACGGCGGGAACCTCCTGTCGATCTTCCACGAGCGCGGGAACATCACGCCCCGGGGGCACATCCCCGTCGAGGTGGACCTGGAGGCGACACCCGAGCGGTTCGAGGAGATCGTCGACGCGCTCCGCGAGGCCGGCGTCAACGTCGTCCGCGCGGGCGCCGAGGAGTACGCCGAGGAGCTGGTGGTGCTGCTGGTGGGCCACCTCGTCGACACGGACCTCTCGGACACGCTGTCGCGCATCGAGGACTGCGGCGGCGCCTCTATCGACGACGTGGCGCTGTCGGCGCCGGACGGCACGGACGAGCTGTCGTCGGCGCGCATCCGGATGGATACGCACGCGGGCGCCGCACAGCAGGCGCTGGCGACGGTGCGAGAGGTGGCCGACGCGAAGGGGCTCGACGTCATCGAGCCGCTCGCCGGGGGTGGTGACGCGTGA
- a CDS encoding homoserine dehydrogenase, translated as MKLAILGAGAVGRSVAELAGEYGHRVTALADSSGAAVDADGLDVDATLARKDETGAVGDESVEAALDTEYDALVEATPTTLDDAQPGFGHVEAALARDRHVVLANKGPVAERYDEVRALEADSEGRVLFEATVAGAIPTLSTVRSLGPERVNAVRGVLNGTANFVLSRMAAEGLDYEHVLAEAQDLGVAEADPSFDVEGTDAALKCVILANVLYDGGYTLDDAEVAGIRSIPGSALELAAEDGRTVRLIGEVADGAVRVGPRLVPEHGTLAVSGTTNIVQLETDHAGRLNISGAGAGGPETASAVLADVGLLEPLE; from the coding sequence GTGAAGCTCGCCATCCTCGGTGCGGGCGCGGTCGGCCGTTCGGTGGCGGAACTGGCCGGCGAGTACGGGCACCGAGTGACGGCGCTCGCGGACTCCTCGGGTGCCGCCGTCGACGCCGACGGCCTCGACGTGGACGCGACGCTGGCCCGGAAGGACGAGACGGGCGCGGTCGGCGACGAGTCCGTCGAGGCCGCGCTCGATACCGAGTACGACGCGCTCGTCGAGGCGACGCCCACGACACTCGACGACGCCCAGCCCGGCTTCGGCCACGTCGAGGCCGCGCTGGCGCGGGACCGACACGTCGTCCTCGCGAACAAGGGTCCGGTCGCCGAGCGCTACGACGAGGTGCGGGCGCTGGAGGCCGACTCCGAAGGACGGGTGCTGTTCGAGGCGACCGTCGCGGGCGCCATCCCGACGCTCTCGACGGTCCGCTCGCTGGGCCCCGAGCGCGTGAACGCCGTTCGTGGCGTGCTCAACGGCACCGCGAACTTCGTCCTCTCGCGGATGGCCGCCGAGGGGCTGGACTACGAGCACGTCCTCGCGGAGGCCCAGGACCTCGGTGTCGCGGAGGCCGACCCCTCCTTCGACGTCGAGGGGACCGACGCCGCGCTGAAGTGCGTCATCCTCGCGAACGTCCTCTACGACGGCGGCTACACGCTCGACGACGCCGAGGTGGCCGGCATCCGCTCGATTCCGGGGAGCGCACTCGAACTCGCCGCCGAGGACGGCCGGACGGTGCGGCTCATCGGCGAGGTGGCCGACGGCGCGGTCCGAGTGGGGCCGCGCCTCGTCCCCGAACACGGCACCCTCGCCGTCTCCGGGACGACGAACATCGTCCAGCTGGAGACCGACCACGCCGGCCGCCTCAACATCTCCGGGGCGGGCGCGGGCGGCCCGGAGACCGCGAGCGCGGTGCTGGCCGACGTGGGACTGCTGGAACCGCTGGAGTAA
- the tuf gene encoding translation elongation factor EF-1 subunit alpha: MSDKPHQNLAVIGHVDHGKSTMVGRLLFETGSVPEHVIEQYREEAEEKGKGGFEFAYVMDNLAEERERGVTIDIAHQEFDTDTYYFTIVDCPGHRDFVKNMITGASQADNAVLVVAADDGVQPQTQEHVFLAKTLGIDELIIAVNKMDLVDYQESRYKETVEEVKKLLKQVRFDTDDASFIPTSAFEGDNVSEHSDNTSWYDGPTLLEALNNLPEPQPPTDAPLRLPIQDVYTISGIGTVPVGRIETGVMSPGDNVSFQPSDVGGEVKTVEMHHEEVDQAGPGDNVGFNVRGVGKDDIRRGDVCGPADDPPSVAETFQAQIVVMQHPSVITAGYTPVFHAHTAQVACTIESIDKKLDPSSGEVAEENPDFIQSGDAAVVTVRPQKPLSIEPSSEIPELGSFAIRDMGQTIAAGKVLSVNER; the protein is encoded by the coding sequence ATGAGCGACAAACCGCACCAGAACCTGGCCGTCATCGGCCACGTCGACCACGGGAAGAGTACGATGGTCGGGCGGCTCCTGTTCGAGACAGGGAGCGTCCCCGAGCACGTCATCGAGCAGTATCGAGAGGAGGCCGAGGAGAAGGGCAAGGGCGGCTTCGAGTTCGCCTACGTGATGGACAACCTCGCCGAGGAGCGCGAGCGCGGTGTAACCATCGACATCGCCCACCAGGAGTTCGACACGGACACCTACTACTTCACGATCGTCGACTGTCCCGGTCACCGCGACTTCGTGAAGAACATGATCACGGGCGCGAGCCAGGCCGACAACGCCGTGCTCGTGGTCGCCGCCGACGACGGCGTCCAGCCCCAGACCCAGGAGCACGTCTTCCTCGCGAAGACCCTGGGCATCGACGAGCTCATCATCGCGGTCAACAAGATGGACCTCGTCGACTACCAGGAGAGCCGCTACAAGGAGACCGTCGAGGAGGTCAAGAAGCTCCTCAAGCAGGTCCGCTTCGACACGGACGACGCGAGCTTCATCCCGACCTCGGCGTTCGAGGGCGACAACGTCTCCGAGCACTCCGACAACACCTCCTGGTACGACGGCCCGACGCTGCTCGAGGCCCTCAACAACCTGCCGGAGCCGCAGCCGCCGACGGACGCGCCGCTGCGTCTGCCCATCCAGGACGTCTACACCATCTCCGGCATCGGGACCGTCCCGGTCGGCCGCATCGAGACCGGTGTGATGAGCCCGGGCGACAACGTCAGCTTCCAGCCCAGCGACGTCGGCGGCGAGGTCAAGACCGTCGAGATGCACCACGAGGAGGTCGACCAGGCCGGTCCCGGTGACAACGTCGGGTTCAACGTCCGCGGCGTCGGCAAGGACGACATCCGCCGTGGCGACGTCTGTGGCCCCGCCGACGACCCGCCGAGCGTCGCCGAGACGTTCCAGGCCCAGATCGTCGTGATGCAGCACCCGTCGGTCATCACCGCGGGCTACACGCCGGTCTTCCACGCCCACACGGCGCAGGTCGCGTGTACCATCGAGTCCATCGACAAGAAGCTCGACCCCTCGTCGGGCGAGGTCGCCGAGGAGAACCCGGACTTCATCCAGTCCGGCGACGCGGCGGTCGTCACCGTCCGCCCGCAGAAGCCGCTGAGCATCGAGCCGTCCTCCGAGATCCCGGAGCTCGGCTCCTTCGCCATCCGCGACATGGGCCAGACCATCGCCGCCGGGAAGGTCCTGAGCGTCAACGAGCGATAG
- the rpsJ gene encoding 30S ribosomal protein S10 yields MQQARVRLAGTSPEDLDDICDDVREIADNTGVQLSGPVPLPTKNLEIPARKSPDGEGTATWEHWEMRVHKRLIDIDADERALRQLMRIQVPNDVSIEIVLED; encoded by the coding sequence ATGCAGCAGGCACGCGTCCGTCTGGCGGGGACCAGCCCCGAGGACCTCGACGACATCTGCGACGACGTCCGCGAGATCGCCGACAACACGGGCGTCCAGCTGAGCGGCCCCGTGCCGCTCCCGACGAAGAACCTGGAGATTCCCGCGCGCAAGTCCCCGGACGGCGAGGGGACCGCCACGTGGGAGCACTGGGAGATGCGCGTCCACAAGCGGCTGATCGACATCGACGCCGACGAACGCGCGCTCCGCCAGCTCATGCGCATCCAGGTCCCGAACGACGTCTCCATCGAGATCGTCCTCGAGGACTGA